From one Malus sylvestris chromosome 1, drMalSylv7.2, whole genome shotgun sequence genomic stretch:
- the LOC126620941 gene encoding uncharacterized protein LOC126620941 yields the protein MRTIPLGISAASPTSLNSSFLNTLNLNRPNPLVPLSNSTSSRVPVPASTSTDDFSLLHFSKSGVCRASQVADLFPTVSPEIVVREARLEDCWEVAETHCSSFFPEYSFPLDFVLRIDRLVGMLAGFSLPNGCKRTCLVAVIGNAGYETFLFGSDDFKVGGFDGKFNLNRRYVAGILTVDTVADFLPRKGPLRQRRTGVAYVSNVAVRETFRRRGIAKRLIAKAEAQARSWDCRAIALHCDLNNPGAIKLYKGQGFKSIKVPEGANWPQPKTGPDVRFNFMMKLLNPKTAGLRNE from the exons ATGCGGACGATACCGTTGGGAATATCAGCAGCATCCCCAACCTCCTTAAACAGCTCCTTCCTCAACACTCTCAACCTCAACAGACCAAACCCTCTTGTTCCTCTTAGTAATTCCACTTCTTCCAGGGTTCCTGTTCCTGCCTCCACCTCCACTGATGACTTCTCTCTCCTTCACTTCTCCAAATCTG GAGTTTGCAGAGCCAGTCAAGTGGCTGATTTATTTCCCACGGTGTCTCCCGAGATTGTGGTCCGGGAGGCACGGTTGGAGGATTGTTGGGAGGTGGCTGAGACTCACTGCAGCTCTTTCTTCCCCGAGTATTCTTTTCCCTTGGACTTCGTTTTGAGGATTGACCGGCTGGTGGGGATGCTGGCCGGATTTTCTCTGCCGAATGGTTGTAAGAGAACTTGTCTGGTTGCTGTGATTGGTAATGCTGGTTATGAAACGTTCCTCTTTGGGAGTGATGATTTCAAGGTTGGCGGTTTTGATGGGAAGTTCAATCTCAATAGGAGGTATGTGGCTGGAATATTGACTGTAGATACTGTTGCTGATTTTCTTCCGAGAAAAGGACCTCTTCGTCAGAGAAG GACTGGAGTTGCGTACGTATCAAACGTCGCTGTCCGGGAGACATTTCGACGAAGAGGAATAGCTAAAAGGCTAATAGCAAAGGCAGAAGCCCAAGCCAGGAGCTGGGATTGCCGTGCCATTGCACTGCACTGCGACTTGAACAATCCCGGGGCCATAAAGCTGTACAAAGGCCAGGGTtttaaaagcatcaaggtgcCGGAAGGAGCGAACTGGCCCCAGCCCAAGACCGGTCCGGACGTTCG
- the LOC126614383 gene encoding uncharacterized protein LOC126614383 — MKIDNVCGVCNSFNETENHLFFRYEISHVFWFCSPLHLNSHVLEGSDFLESWSKFCAQVKDRDNADEIRQDFAFGLWRLWKNRNEVVFNVIHRQPLEILEAWTKSITEYRVSMARDSAEYSPRLSKTIKDTGNTCGKWQKPRYGIIKINTDTAWCKSTMRMGVGWLGRDFARLFQVAGGSGIGFCHSAAAAKALAIREALLACIDHGFDDIVIESDAKMIILMLKKEVVTDFSIECILGDIEVLAQKLRSVSFAFVPREGNRAAYSVAKYAFKEGRSFTWDCIGPDFLFNFLAKDVNIFFRL, encoded by the coding sequence ATGAAAATTGACAATGTCTGTGGTGTATGCAATTCTTTCAATGAAACTGAAAACCATCTGTTTTTCCGGTATGAAATTAGTCATGTCTTCTGGTTCTGTTCTCCCCTACACCTAAATTCCCATGTCCTGGAGGGAAGTGATTTCTTAGAGAGTTGGAGTAAATTTTGTGCGCAGGTTAAGGACAGGGATAATGCGGACGAGATCCGCCAAGACTTTGCCTTTGGCCTGTGGAGACTGTGGAAAAATAGAAACGAGGTGGTTTTTAATGTGATCCATCGCCAGCCTTTGGAGATCTTGGAGGCCTGGACGAAGAGTATTACTGAGTACAGAGTCTCTATGGCTCGGGATTCTGCTGAATATAGCCCTAGGCTGTCGAAGACTATAAAAGACACGGGGAATACCTGTGGTAAGTGGCAGAAACCAAGGTATGGAATCATCAAGATTAATACTGACACGGCTTGGTGTAAGAGTACAATGCGTATGGGGGTGGGTTGGCTGGGTCGTGATTTTGCTAGATTGTTTCAAGTTGCTGGTGGGTCTGGCATCGGATTTTGCCATAGTGCAGCTGCTGCGAAAGCTCTTGCCATAAGGGAAGCCTTATTGGCATGTATTGACCAcggatttgatgatattgtcatCGAATCTGATGCAAAAATGATTATTCTGATGCTGAAGAAGGAAGTGGTGACTGACTTTAGTATTGAATGCATTCTTGGCGACATTGAGGTTCTAGCGCAAAAGTTGAGGTCtgtctcttttgcttttgtgccTAGAGAGGGCAATCGTGCTGCTTACTCGGTGGCTAAGTATGCCTTTAAGGAGGGACGATCTTTTACTTGGGATTGTATTGGCCCTGATTTTCTGTTTAATTTCCTTGCTAAGGATGTAAACATCTTTTTTCGTCTTTAA
- the LOC126630849 gene encoding mRNA-decapping enzyme subunit 2-like: MSGLPRSSSALLKNGLPPQELLDDLCSRFVLNVPKEDLQSFERILFLVEYAHWFYEDNSVEKNPSLKSFSLKEFTSLLFNSCDVLRPYVAHIDDIFKDFTSYKVKVPVTGAIILDETFERCLLVKGWKGSSWSFPRGKKNKDEEDHACAIREVLEETGFDVTNLLDKDEYIEVIFGQQRVRLYIIAGVREDTAFAPLTKKEISEIAWHRLDDLQPASDDVISRGITGLKLYMVSPFLATMKSWILSHQSPVAPRPDMPLKGISVWNTKSSSIGSSTMIVESQPTKPEPEVRPPDTGAGNSFRNFRFDVAPVLQAIDAGFRSPM; encoded by the exons ATGTCTGGCCTCCCTCGGTCATCGAGTGCTTTACTGAAGAACGGCCTTCCCCCCCAAGAACTCCTTGATGATCTCTGCAG TCGGTTTGTTCTAAATGTGCCAAAAGAAGACCTGCAATCATTTGAGAGGATTTTATTTCTCGTGGAGTATGCTCATTGGTTTTATGAGGACAACTCAGTGGAGAAAAATCCATCGCTGAAGTCATTTAGTTTGAAGGAGTTCACTTCTTTAT TGTTTAACAGCTGTGATGTTCTTAGACCTTATGTTGCCCATATAGATGACATATTTAAGGACTTCACTTCTTACAAGGTCAAGGTTCCTGTAACTGGCGCAATCATTTTGGATGAAACCTTTGAAAGG TGCTTACTCGTGAAGGGTTGGAAAGGGTCAAGCTGGAGTTTCCCTCGTGGCAAAAAGAACAAAGATGAAGAAGACCATGCATGTGCCATCAGAGAA GTCCTGGAAGAAACAGGTTTTGATGTTACAAATCTTCTTGACAAAGACGAGTATATTGAAGTTATATTTGGACAACAAAGGGTGCGGCTGTACATTATTGCTGGTGTGAGGGAGGATACTGCCTTTGCACCACTCACCAAAAAGGAGATCAGT GAAATTGCATGGCACCGGCTGGATGATCTTCAGCCTGCAAGTGATGATGTGATATCTCGTGGTATCACCGGCCTCAAGCTTTACATGGTGTCACCTTTTCTAGC AACAATGAAATCATGGATTTTATCACATCAGTCTCCTGTTGCTCCAAGACCTGATATGCCTCTCAAAG GAATCAGCGTGTGGAATACAAAAAGCAGCTCGATAGGGAGTAGCACCATGATAGTGGAGAGCCAACCAACTAAACCTGAACCCGAGGTTCGTCCTCCAGACACAGGAGCAGGCAACAGTTTCAGAAACTTCAGGTTTGACGTAGCTCCAGTCTTGCAAGCAATTGATGCTGGTTTCCGTTCTCCAATGTAA
- the LOC126620629 gene encoding probable aquaporin PIP2-5, with translation MAKDMEVAERGSFPAKDYHDPPPAPLFDPAELAKWSFYRALIAEFVATLLFLYVTVLTVIGYKSQTELDNCGGVGTLGIAWAFGGMIFVLVYCTAGISGGHINPAVTFGLLLARKVSLVRAVLYMVAQSLGAIAGVALVKAIQKSYYTKYGGGANSLSEGYSTGVGLAAEIIGTFVLVYTVFSATDPKRSARDSHVPVLAPLPIGFAVFIVHLATIPITGTGINPARSLGPAVIFNQDKAWDDQWIFWVGPFIGAAIAAFYHQFILRAGAAKALGSFRSHPSV, from the exons ATGGCCAAGGACATGGAAGTTGCAGAGAGGGGCTCCTTCCCAGCCAAGGACTACCACGACCCGCCGCCTGCGCCGCTCTTCGACCCGGCTGAGCTCGCCAAATGGTCCTTCTACAGAGCTCTCATAGCTGAGTTCGTAGccactcttctctttctctacGTCACTGTGCTCACTGTGATTGGCTACAAGAGCCAGACCGAACTAGACAATTGCGGTGGGGTTGGGACCCTGGGGATTGCTTGGGCCTTTGGGGGCATGATCTTTGTCCTTGTTTACTGCACTGCTGGGATTTCAG GGGGTCACATTAACCCGGCAGTGACATTTGGGCTGCTCCTGGCTCGGAAGGTGTCGCTGGTGAGAGCTGTGCTGTACATGGTGGCTCAGTCGTTGGGGGCCATAGCCGGTGTTGCGCTGGTGAAGGCTATCCAGAAGAGCTACTACACCAAGTACGGCGGCGGTGCCAACTCACTTAGCGAAGGGTACAGCACCGGAGTTGGATTGGCTGCTGAGATTATTGGCACCTTTGTGCTCGTTTACACCGTCTTCTCTGCCACTGACCCCAAGAGGAGTGCTAGAGACTCCCATGTTCCG GTTTTGGCTCCACTGCCAATCGGGTTTGCTGTGTTCATTGTTCACTTGGCCACCATCCCAATCACTGGCACTGGCATCAACCCTGCTAGAAGTCTTGGACCTGCTGTTATCTTCAACCAAGACAAGGCTTGGGATGACCAA TGGATTTTCTGGGTTGGACCCTTCATCGGAGCAGCAATTGCAGCCTTCTACCACCAATTTATCTTGAGAGCAGGAGCTGCCAAGGCCCTTGGATCATTCAGGAGCCACCCGAgtgtttga
- the LOC126621342 gene encoding uncharacterized protein LOC126621342 gives MKKANDVVGEELIGSANYLTLLREPIITRPSSCRNIQSPPFPPSSKITSAQKERDMHLWPSATIRDSFKLDYLRKLDWNLQRMKSEKESQKSVKQNLLDGQDGGAAKQLDSPRGQVNGKAADLTNPKAHGRDRMVAGLCGETLMLLSCCFCCGACADEEADLIF, from the exons ATGAAGAAGGCCAACGACGTCGTTGGGGAAGAACTTATCGGTTCTGCCAATTATCTGACTTTGCTCAGGGAGCCAATTATTACCCGTCCCTCTTCTTGTCGAAACATACAGTCCCCTCCATTTCCTCCGTCGTCGAAGATCACCAGTGCACAAAAAGAGAGAGACATGCATCTATGGCCGTCGGCGACGATCAGAGACTCCTTCAAGCTCGATTACCTGAGGAAGCTCGACTGGAACCTCCAGAGGATGAAAAGCGAGAAGGAATCACAAAAATCAGTCAAGCAGAACCTGCTCGACGGCCAAGACGGCGGAGCCGCCAAACAGTTGGATAGCCCACGAGGCCAAGTCAACGGAAAAGCGGCGGACTTGACCAATCCAAAGGCTCATGGAAGAGATAGAATGGTCGCTGGACTCTGCGGAGAGACTCTGATGCTTCTCTCTTGCTGCTTCTGCTGTGGAG CATGCGCAGATGAAGAGGCTGATCTTATCTTTTGA
- the LOC126621335 gene encoding caffeoylshikimate esterase-like translates to MAHPIAEANEQSPFGALTPEAFYSRHNVSHASEYTTNPRGLKLFTQWWTPLPPTEIVGTLAIVHGFTGETSWFVQLTAVHFAKSGFAVCAIDHQGHGFSDGLIAHIPDINLVVDDCISFFDSFRANHAPKNRPSFLYSESLGGAIALLITLRQGSGAWDGLILNGAMCGISPKFKPPWPLEHLLFLVAAVIPTWRVVPTRGSLPDVSFKEEWKRKLALASPRRTVARPRAATALELLRVCKELQGKFEEVEVPLLIVHGGDDVVCDPSCAEELYTRASSKDKTLRIHEGLWHQLVGEPQEKVDLVFGEMVEWLRTRAQRAAAANGGGGGA, encoded by the coding sequence ATGGCGCACCCGATTGCGGAGGCGAACGAGCAAAGCCCCTTCGGCGCTTTAACTCCGGAGGCCTTCTATTCCCGCCACAACGTCTCCCACGCCTCCGAGTACACCACAAACCCCCGAGGCCTCAAGCTCTTCACCCAGTGGTGGACCCCGCTGCCTCCGACTGAGATCGTCGGGACCCTCGCCATCGTCCACGGCTTCACCGGCGAGACCAGCTGGTTCGTCCAGCTCACCGCCGTCCACTTCGCCAAGTCCGGCTTCGCCGTCTGCGCCATCGACCACCAGGGCCATGGATTCTCTGATGGACTCATCGCTCACATCCCCGACATCAACCTCGTAGTCGACGACTGCATCTCTTTCTTCGACTCGTTTCGTGCCAACCACGCGCCGAAGAACCGCCCCTCGTTCCTCTACTCTGAGTCCCTCGGCGGCGCGATCGCCCTTCTCATCACGCTCCGGCAAGGAAGCGGCGCGTGGGACGGTCTCATCCTCAACGGCGCCATGTGCGGGATCAGCCCCAAGTTCAAGCCGCCGTGGCCGCTCGAGCACCTGCTCTTCCTCGTGGCCGCGGTGATCCCGACGTGGAGGGTGGTTCCCACGCGTGGGTCGCTCCCGGACGTGTCGTTCAAGGAGGAGTGGAAGCGGAAGCTGGCGCTGGCGAGTCCGAGGAGGACGGTGGCGAGGCCACGCGCTGCGACGGCGCTTGAGCTGCTAAGAGTGTGCAAGGAGCTGCAGGGGAAATTCGAGGAGGTGGAGGTGCCGCTGCTGATAGTCCATGGGGGCGACGACGTCGTCTGCGACCCCTCGTGCGCGGAGGAGCTGTACACGCGCGCGTCGAGCAAGGACAAAACGCTCAGGATCCACGAGGGCTTGTGGCACCAGCTGGTTGGCGAGCCCCAGGAGAAAGTGGACTTGGTGTTCGGTGAAATGGTGGAGTGGCTTCGTACTCGAGCTCAACGCGCCGCCGCGGCGaatggaggtggtggtggtgcctaG